GCATCGCCTGAAGCGTTATTAAGATGGATAGATTATTTCTATGGTGATGAGGGTGCATTCTATATTAATAAAGGACCAGAAGGCGCTTTATGGGAATGGGCAGAAAACTCTGAAGGTGAAAAGGTAAGAGTTTACACTGAGAATGTTGATTTAGCAAATGTAGAAGATACACGTGGTACAATAACACCAGCATATGGCTTAACTGTGCCAAATATTGATTACAAAAACACTGAAGATTTATATATCAGAGGTAATGCTGATGATGAGATGGATACAACCTTTACTGATTTTATTAATAGTGAAACAGAAGAAAAAATCACAGCTAATGGTCAATTGCCAATGCCATTACTTTACCTTTCAAAAGATGAAATTGATCAAATTAAAGACACACAAACTGATTTATCAACTTATATCGAACAAATGGAAGCGAAATTTATCACAGGTGTTGAACCTTTATCTAACTGGGATAAATATGTAGACACAGTAAATTCTATGGGATTAGAAAAATACTTAGAAATTTACCAAAAAGCATTAGATAACTACAACAAACAATAATTGTAAAAAGATGCGATATTTTGTCGCATCTTTTTTTTGTATTACTTATGGGTAATAAACATCCTTTTTTTAGTTTGCGTATTGTGTTATAATATAATGTGAATGTAAGCGCATTAAATATGAACGAGGTGATACAAGAATGAAAGGAATTATCGGTTTAAGTTATAATTTGGGGTTGCTTTTATGTAGAGCGGTCTATTTACAAGTATTATTTGTTATTTACTGTTTACGTGGCGGAGTTGTATTAGGTTTATTTCCTAGCTTGTATGGCATGTTCAAAGTAATTAACCAATTAATAAATGGAGATATTTCAACTTATCAGGATATGAAAGTTGCTTATAAAGAGGCTTATCGTGAGGAATTTAAAGCAAGCAATAGTGTGGGATATATTTTACTAGGGCTAGTAGCATTTTTAAGTTTTGATTTAGCTATCTCTAAACGATTTATTCAACAACCAATCATTCATGGGGCCTTATTATTATTGATGATCATGACTATTGGAACTATTTTATATTCATTCCCCGTCTTAATTAGATACAATTTAACGATTAAACAAGTGATCACACAATCTTTCTTAATGTTTATTTCTAATATTGTAGAGGCAGTGGCCATTGTTATTAGTTTTTTATTAATGCCAATTATTTTTGCTTTCTCACCGATATTAATTATTTTAGTAGGGCTGCCAGCCTTAGTGTTTATCGTTCTGTTCTTTTCAAAACAAGGAATAATAAAAACGGAAGCTAGGTTTGATAATTATGAAAATGGTTAACAAGATGAAGAGCGTTCTTAACAACAGAAAATCAATTTATCAGTATGTTGTTATTTATATTCTAATTTTTGCTATTCCTTTTCTTATTTTATCGATTATTTGGTACAACACCTCAAGGAAAAATATTCAAAATCAAATTGAAAATGGGATTGATAATTCGATGTTTCAGCTGAAAGAATATGTATCGGAAAAATTTGATGATATCGCGAATATTTCTGAAAAAATATCTGATGATGCCCGAATAACTCCATACATGATGAATCATCCGTATTATTCAAAAGAGGGGATTGCTGAAATTAATCGTTATAAAAACAGCACGCTGGTTGAAGATTTATTTATCCAATATGATGAATATCCAGATACCTTATATACCTCGACTGGGAAAATGGCGTTCAGTACCTTTATCGAAAGACGCTATGCTCACTATCAATTAGAAAAAGAAACGATTCAGCAATTATTTAATGCGAAAGTACCTGAGTTTAGTATAATCACAACGAGAAATTCGGAAGAAAGTAATGATTTGATTTGCTATACGATGCCGATTATGGATGTAAACGGTTCTAAATATGGTACTGTTTCCTATTTAATTAAGAAAAATAATTTGTTGAAAGATACTGAAAAATTAATGTTAAAGCAAAATGGTAATGTATTGATTTTTGATCAGAAGGGCCAATTGATTTTATCGTCGAATGATAGCTATTTAGAGGATCGGACGTCATTGAAAGAGCTAGCCCTTGATGAGTCAAAACAAAAAATTAAACTTGACGATAATAAATTACAAATTAATCGCCAAGTAGATAGTAAACAAAATTTGATTTTTATTGCACTGACAAATCCCCGTGAATCATTTGATGAAATCGCTCAAATTCATTACCGAACAGTCGGGGCAGTACTCCTTCTTTTTGTAGGGAGCGTCGCTTTAATTTATACGACGAGTAAGAAGCAGTACCAACCCATTAAGAAAATCGAGAAAATATTGGCAAGTAAGTTGGATATTGCTAATAATGATAATCGCCAAGTCCCACTAGATCAATTGCAACAAAGTTTAGTTGAATATTTTGAAACTAACGAAACATTGATTGAAGAAATAAAATCGCAAACCCCTTATGCACGCGATAAGATTGTTGGTAAATTACTTCAAGGTGATTTTGAAAGTGTTGAAGAAATTGAAATGCTACTGCGCGCTGTTACAATCGAATTATATGATAAAAACTACTTTGTAATGATTCTGAGTACTGAGTTTGCTTATGAGGAAATTACCGATACGGTTGAAACTTATATCATGAACAAGGTTGATGTTTTTTATAACAAAGATTATCAAATTTTTGGTACTAAGCTTGTATCAGCTAAAGCTATTGCGTTGATTTGTAGTACGGCAAATGAAATCGATAATTGGTCGACTAATTTAATCGTCGATGAAATTTATCAGTCATTACTAAATGACTTACAAATCGCAATGAATATTGGTATCGGAACAGTGGTTGCTAATTTAAACGACATTAATAAGTCATACATCGAAGCGATGGCGGTTATCGATTATCAAAAGCACTTTGATCTAGAAAATACGATTATCCATTTTAGCGATATTAAAGAAAATGAAAAAAGTTCTAAGCCATTTCAACCTGAGGAACAATTAAAATTAATGCAAAGTTTGAATGAAGGTAATTTTGTAGTCGCACAAGAAGTAATCAATACACTCATCAATGATTTTGCAAGTAAGCAATCATCTGTAAATAGCATGAAACTATTCGGTTACAACTTACTTAATACGATTATTAAGTCAGGTGTGGAGTTATGTGATGATAGTTTTTATCAACTAGGTGAACAATTATCAGGCTTTGATTCATTAGTAGAATTACGTGTCAATAGCTTATCCTTGGCTGAAAAAATTTGCATCCAGATTGCAAACAAACCAAAAAATAATATTTTAAAACAAGAGATTTTTGATTATATCAACGAGCACTATTCGTCTCCAGATTTATCATTAGAAAGTGTCGCAGAAGAATTTGATTTATCGGTTTCATATATTAGTCGCTTTATTAAGAAAGAAAGTGACCGTACGTTCTCTAAATATATTCAAGATTTACGATTAGAAAAGATTAAACAACAACTGGTTGAAACTGATAAACCAATTAAAGAAATTGTTCAGGAAAATGGCTATTACGATGTCTCTAATTATACGCGGAAATTTAAAAATATTATGGGTGTAACACCAGGGCAATATCGTAAGATTCAAAGACATGAATATGAATAGGATGAGTATTAAGGAAAGTAAGTGATGCCACTTACTTTCCTTTTTATATTTGAATAAGCACTTCGCGTTATCAGAAACTATGTAATCATTTCATGATATGTATATTATGGATTAGCGGGAAACCTATTGACTATTACCTATTAAATTACATAAAATCAAACTAAAGAAAGCGCTTATATTGCGTTAATGGAGGGAATTTATGTTTGATTTAGAAAATTCACAAAAACAATTTTATCAATTAAATCGTTTGGCAGTTAAGGATAGATTAGTCTTGAAAAAGGCTACAATAACTGAAGAAAATGTCCAACAAGATTATCAGTTCGGCACATTTTTTGGTAAAAAAAATCATTACTACACGATTGAAACATGTTTTACGATTCCAAAGGATTGGTCGTATGATCGTTGTGAATTATTTATTTATTCTGATTTGTCAGAGTCAGATAATAGTACGAACCCACAAATTAAAGTGTATCTAAATGACCATTTTGTTCAAGCAGTAGATACTAATCATCACGAACTATTGTTGGATGATGCCTATATTGGAGTGGAAACTTCCTTACGATTAGAAATTTTTAGTGGACGTGAAGAAAAACAATTTCCAATCCATGTGGAATGTCGTCGGATTGATCAAGCCATTCGTGATTTATTTTATGATGTCCAAGTTGCTTGGTCATCTTGGAAACTTGTTCAGGCTGATCCAGAGCTAAACTTAATCTACAAAAAAGCCATCAAATCCGCTTTAAAACAAGTGCCGTTGTTTGATGCTTATAGCGAAGAGTTTTATCTAGGCATCAAAGCCGCTAAAGAAATTTTACGCCAAGAGTTATACGAAAGTGAACAATTAAAACACTTAGGAACGGTTGTCGGTGTCGGTCATACGCATATTGATTTAGCCTGGTTATGGACGGTTCAGCAGGCAATTGAAAAAGGTGAGCGTAGTTATACAACCGTGATGAAATTGATGGATGAATACCCAGATTATACATTCTTCCAAAGTCAGCCTCAAATGTATCAATTTATCAAAAATAATTACCCTGAGCTTTATGAGCTGATTAAAGAAAAAATCGCAGAAGGACGTTGGGAAATCGACGGTGGTATGTGGGTTGAGGCTGATTGTAATATGACTTCAGGTGAATCTTTAGTTCGTCAAATTTTACATGGAAAAAAATTTATCAAAGATGAATTTAATAAAGACAGTAAAATTTTATGGTTACCTGATGTCTTTGGCTATACAGCTGCTTTACCTCAATTATTAAAGAAATCGGGTATTGATTACTTTATGACGACTAAATTATCATGGAATCAATCCAATAAAATTCCTTATGATTCATTTTATTGGAAAGGGATTGATGGTAGTGAAGTCTTAACGCATTTTATTACCACAGTGAGTGAAGGTTACCAGCCACGACCATACTATACAACTTATAACGGCATGTTGGATCCTTATACTGTCAAAGGCAGTTGGGAAAGATACCAACAGAAAGATTTAAATGATGAAGTATTAATTGCTTACGGATATGGTGATGGGGGCGGTGGACCAACAAGAGACATGTTGGAGACGGCTAAACGTTTAGAAAATGGTTTGCCAGGTATTCCGAAAGTTAAAATGGGTCATGCGTTATCATATTTTGATTCACTAAAACAAGCCATGGATCAAGCAGAGGTCGTTCCAAAATGGATGGGTGAATTATACTTTGAATATCACCGTGGAACGTATACGTCTATTGGTAAAAATAAGAAGGCTAATCGTCAATTAGAGACGTTGTTGCAATCTGTCGAGAAATATTATGCCCATTTAGGTGAAGCGCTTCCTAAAGAGACTATGACAGAACTTTGGCAATTATTATTATTGAATCAGTTTCATGATATTTTACCAGGTAGTTCGATTAAAGAAGTCTATGATCAAACGGATTTAGATTATGAGATGATTCAAAACCAAGCAGAAAGTTTATTATCACAAACCATAACAACTAAGGGTTCTGACTATTTCGTGTTTAATCCACTAGCTAAAAAACGTGATCTTAAAGTAAAATTGCCACTGCCACTAGGTCAACGTCCCGTTAGCGAAACGCATCAATTGAAATGGCAACGAATAGATGAAAATCAGGTATTGGTAGAAATTAAAGAGGTTGCTAGTTTGGCCGCAGTTAAAATGGCTGTCGCACCGTTTGAAGAGGAGCAACTTGCTTCAACGTCTGAGTTTGTCACTAAGCAATTGGAAACACCGTATTACACAGTGACGTTTGATGAACAGTATCAAATTATTTCATTAATTGATAAACAACAGCGACGAGAAATTTTGCCAGCTGGAAAAGTGTTAAATGAGCTGATTGCTTATGAGGATATTCCCATGGATTATGATGCCTGGGATATTGATCCTTACTATAAGGAAAAAGCTTGGTCAGTAGCGAATGTTTCAAATGTTGAATTAATTGAAAAAGGTGACGTTAGACAAACGTTAGTTATCACGCGTCAATTTAAACAATCGACTATTACGCAAGCTATTCATTTTTATCATGATTCAGCACGGATTGATTTTGAAACGGATTTAGACTGGCATCAAAAACAAATGTTATTGAAAGCGCAGTTTCCGGTTGAGGTTAACTCGCTTAAAGCAACTTTTGATATTCAATTTGGTAATGTCGAGCGTGATATTCATGAGAACACTTCATGGGATAAAGCCCGTTTTGAAGTTTACGGTCAAAAATGGGTCGACATTTCAGAAGGTGATTATGGTGTAGCCGTGTTATCAAATGCGAAATATGGCTTTAACGTAGACTATCAAAACATTGGGATTACGTTAGTTAAATCAGCAATCGATCCATATGATGGCGCGGATCAAGGACATCAACATTTTATTTATTCATTGATGCCACATACAGGCGATTGGAAACAAGCCCCTGTTATGGAAGAAGCTTTAGATTTAAATACACCAGCTCTTGTGTTAAATCAAGTGGTTGTTGATGGGACGCATTTTGCTAGTATGGAAGCATCGTTTGTGACGTGCGAATTAGATAATGTACTGATTGATACCATTAAGCCAGCCGAAGATGGTAAAGGGTATATTATCCGTCTGTATGAATTTAAAAACAAACGTACTGAGGCAGCGTTAACGTTTGCTCGTGAATTGAAAACTGTACAATTATGTGATCTATTAGAGAATCCAATAGAAGACTTAGTACATACTGAACATTCAGTTACCGTACCACTGAAGCCTTATGAAGTTCAAACGTTAAAAATATTTTTTTAGAAAAGGAACGTAACCATGATTGATGAACTTATTAAAAAAATGACGTTGAAAGAAAAAATTGGTCAATTAAATCAGCGTTTATACGGTTGGCAAGCGTATGAGAAAGTTGATGGAGAAATTCACCTGACTGATTTATTCAAAGAAGAAGTCAAAAAATATGATGGGATGGGCTGTTTATATGGTGTTTTTAGATCGGATCCATGGTCGGGGAAAAACACTGAAACAGGGCTAACAAAACAAGAAGCATTCCAAGTAGCGCAATTAATTCAGACTTATATTAAAGAAAATACTCGCTTAGGGATTCCAGTTTTATTATCAGAGGAGGCGCCTCATGGCCATCAAGCATTAGATTCTTTAACGACACCCGTTAATTACACAGTAGGAAATAGTTTTAATCCTGAACTTTATCAGCAAATGCAAACGCACGTCGCACGTGAATTACGTGAAAAAGGGGCACATCTAGCGTTGGTTTCAACGTTAGACGTTGCTCGTGATCCGCGTTGGGGCAGAACGGAAGAAAGTTTTAGTGAAGACCCCTATTTAACGGGAGAATTCACAAAAGCAGCTGTCAAAGGGTTACAAGGTGATCACCCTAAACAAGTTGGTGAAGAACAAGTCGTGGCCGTTTTAAAACATTTTGCCGGACAAGGGTCGTCAATTGGTGGGCATAATGCTGCGCCAATCGAAATTGGTGAACGCGAGTTAAAAGAAATCCACTTACAACCTATGAGAGCAGGTATTTCAGTAGGGGCTCAAATGTGTATGGCGGCTTATAACGATTACAACGGTATTCCTTGTCATGCGAATAGCTATTTGTTAAATGAGTTATTGCGTCAGGAATTAGGTTTTGAAGGGGCGGTCATGTCTGATGGCTGTGCTTTAGACCATTTGGAAACAATTACTGGTTCAAAAGCTGAAGGGGCGGCTTGGGCATTAGCTAGTGGCATTGATATCGGCTTATGGGATGATATGTATGGACATTTGGAAGAAGCGGTTGAACAAGGATTATTAAGTGAAAGTGTCATTGATCAAGCTGTTCGCCGTGTTTTATCAGTTAAGGACTCTTTAGGTTTATTTACTAATCCTACGCCTAAAGTTGAGGTTAAAGATGAAGAAAGTAAACAAGCGTTAGCTATTCGTTTAGCTGAAGAATCGGTGGTGCTTCTTAAAAATGAACAAGCCACTTTACCGCTTAATAAAAATATTAAACACATCGCTGTTATCGGTCCAAACGCAGATGCTTTATATAATCAATTAGGTGACTATACGCCATTCAAACGGTCACAAGCGGGTGTTACAATTAGGCAAGGCATTGAAACCATAGCGCAAGAAAGTGGCATGACAGTTACCTATTTCCCAGGCAGTTTGATTGAGTCACCGCTTGCAGAAAATTTTGGTTTTTCATTAACCGACTTAGCTGAAGTCGAGCATATTGTCATGGTGATTGGTGGTTCTAGTGCGCGTGATTTCGACACCCAATTTGATGCAAATGGTGCGGCACTTAATGGCTCAAAGGAAATGAACAGTGGTGAAAATATTGATTTAGCTTCACTTGAATTACCATTGATTCAAAAGCAATTAATCGCCTATGTTGCTAAACTCGGCAAACCAATGACAGCTGTATTAGTGCAAGGACGACCACATAGCATTAGCGACGTATTGCCGTATTTTGACAGTATTGTGTTGGCTGGTTACCCAGGGGAGTACGGTGGTACAGCAGTTGCTAATGTATTATTTGGCAAAATAACTCCTTCTGGAAAATTAGCGATGCCTATTCCTAAAAGTTCAGAGCAATTACCTGTTAACTACAATTATCGTGATTTACCTTTTAAGAAAGATTATTTTAATGATTCCGGGTTACCAGCGTTTCCTTTTGGCTTTGGTTTATCATACAGCGATTTCAGGTTAAGTAATCTCTCGGTTAATTGCGAAGGAAGTGTTGATTATCCGCTAATTATTCGCGGTGATATTGAAAATGTTGGTCAATACCGAGCAGCCGAAGTGATTCAAGTGTATCTTAAAAGTTTAAATAAACGAGTAGTCACTAGAGTGAAAGAATTACGTGGCTTTAAAAAAATCTGGTTAGAGCCTGGGGAAAAACAAGCCTTTGAAATAAAGTTAAGTCAACAACAATTAGCTGAATATGATGCTCAAATGCATTATGTCCCAATGAAAGAAGCTAATATTATTATTGAAACAACAAGCGATACACATCAAGAATTAATAAAACTAACTGAAGAGGTGTAATTAATTATGGAAAAACAATTTCCAAAAGGATTTTTATGGGGAGCAGCTGCATCAGCGCCACAAACAGAAGGAGCAGCTTTAATTGACGGTAAGAGTCCCTCTACTTGGGATAAATGGTTTGAATTAGAACCAGAATTATTTTATAACGGGGTTGGACCGGAACATACGTCTAATACCTACCATATGTACAAAGAAGATGTTCATTTGATGAAAGAGATGTCTTTAAATTCTTATCGTACCTCGATTGCGTGGACAAGATTGTTGCCAGATGGTGAAACAGTCAACCCTAAAGCAGTTGAATTTTATCGTAATTATTTCAATGAAATGGTTGCTAATGGGGTTGAGCCGATTATTAATTTATTCCATTTTGATATGCCATGGTGGTTAATGGAAAAAGGTGGTTGGGAAGCGCGTGAATCGGTTGATAAATTTGCCTACTATGCAAAAGTCGCTTTTGAACAATTTGGCGACATCGTGAAGAAATGGGCAACGTTTAATGAACCATTAGTTCATATTGAGTGTGGTTATATGGGAGATGCGCACTATCCTAAAGTTCACGATTTCAAACGAGCGATTCAAGTCGCTTATCACACGTTATTAGCTCATGCTAAAGCGGTTGAAGCCTTTAAAGAAGTTGGAATTGAAGACGGTGAAATCGGGATTATTTTAAATCTGTCACCTGCTTATGCTAAAAGTGAGGAAGAAGCTGATCAAGCTGCCGCTTTTCATGCCGATTTATTCTATATTAGAAGCTTCTTAGATACTGTTGTCAAAGGTTATTTCCCAGAAGAGTTGATTGCAATATTAAAAGAACATCAATTAACACCAGTTGTTGAAGAAGGGGACCGTCAAATTTTTGAAGATAATACGGTTGATTTCTTAGGGGTTAACTATTACCAACCATTACGCGTGCAAGCGCCGCTGCCACAAGAATTTCCAGCAAAAGGCGTGGGCTATTTCTCAAGATACTATGACTGGCCGGATAAAGTCATCAATCCTCATCGCGGTTGGGAAATTTATGAACAAGGGATTTATGACATTGCGATGCGTGTTAAGGAAGATTACCATAATATTAAATGGTTTATTTCTGAAAACGGGATGGGTGTTTCGGAAGAAGAACGTTTCTTTGATGAAAATGGGCAAGTGCAAGATGACTATCGAATTGAATTTGTGACGAATCACTTAACCAAATTACATCAAGCTATTGAAGATGGTTCTAATTGTTTCGGTTATCATATGTGGACGTTTTTAGACTGTTGGTCATGGTTAAATGCTTATAAAAATCGTTATGGCTATTACCGTGTCGATTTAGATGATGCGTTTAAACGTACGGCTAAGAAAAGTAGCCATTGGATGAAAGAATTAAGTGAAACTAATCGTTTAGTCATTCCAGACTAGAAGGGAGAAGTTTTGAAAAAAATTGACATTAAATCCATCATCGATCAAACGTTTGAGACGTTTTTAAATGATTTAGAAAAATTATTAGTCATCCCTAGTGTAAGAGGGGATGCTAAACCTGAGGCTCCTTTTGGTCAAGCGCCAAAAGAAGCCTTGCTAAAGGTGAATGAGATTGCTGAATCTTATGGTTTTACAACGCAATTAATCGGGAATTGTGTCACGATGATTGCAATGGATGACACACCAATTGAGGAGTCATTTGGAATTGTTGGGCATTTAGATGTTGTTGCAGCAGGTGAAGGTTGGGATTATCCAGCCTATGGGTTAACAATCGATAACGGTCGCCTATTTGGTCGTGGCGTTTTGGATAATAAAGGCCCAGCATTTGCTTGTCTATTTGCTATGAAACTCGTAAACAATTTAGGTTTACCGCTTAAACATTCGGTTAAAATCTTATTCGGGTCTGATGAAGAGTCTGGTTCAAGTGACATTGCGTTGTTTTTAAAAGAGTCAAAAGCTCCAAAGTTTTCATTTACTCCAGATTGTAAATATCCAGCAGTTTATGCTGAAAGAGGCATGCTTCGTCTGGCGTTGAAGACGTCTTTTGAGCCTGGTCAGTTAGCAGAACTTTCAGAGATTCGTGGTGAGCAACATCCGTCTTTTATTCCGTCTAATTTATCAGCCACCATCAATCAGGTGGAGGTGAAGGGAAATGGCAAAAAAGCTCCTTCAAATGCCCCAGAAGTAGGGAATAATGCAATTTTTAGATTGATGGAAGCAATCAAGCAACAGGTACATGAACCTAGATTACTAGCGTATTTAGATTGGGCGATTTCATCGATGGCGCATCAACATCAAGGGGAAGGCTTAGGAATTGCTTTTTCAGACGAAGAAAGTGGTACCTTACAATTAAGTCCATTTGAGTTTCAAAAGCAAGACAATCAGTTGTTGTTGAAATTATCCATCCGTTATCCGGTAACAGTTACTAAACATCAAATTCTTGAAAAATTACAAGAACAGTTATTTGAAGGAACTGAATTAGTCGTTGAGCGTGTATTAGACAGTCATTATATAGACCCCACCAATGAATATGTTATCGCCCTTAATGATGTATACAACACAGTGATGAATGATAATGTAAGCCCTGTCACCACTACAGGTGCAACATACGCTCGTTTTATACCGAATACAATTGCGTTTGGTCCGTCGTTCCCTGGACAAAAAGGCATTGCCCATAACGCGAATGAATATATGGACATTAAAGACATGAAGAAAAACATTGAAATTTATTTTTACAGTATATTAGCCTTAGCTGGCGTAGGAGGAAAGATGTAATGAAACCATGGGGAGCAATCGCTACATGGCGCATGGCACATGATGGCGTGTTAGCAGCCAAAGAATTGATACATCAACAAGCAAGTGCGGAACTAGCTTGTGAAACTTTAATTAAAAAAGTTGAGGATTATCCTTTTTATAAATCAGTGGGCTATGGTGGTTTGCCGAATGAACTAGGGGTGCTTGAGATGGATGCAGCCTTTATGAATGGAGACACGATGGCTTTTGGTGGTGTCGCATCAATTCAAGATATTAAAAATCCGATTAGTGTGGCTCGTTTATTAAGTAAGGAAAAATTCAATTCTTTTAGAGTCGGTGAAGGGGCGCGTGAATTTGCTTTATCACAAGGATTAGAAGAAAAAACAATGTTAACCAATCGTGCAAAACGTATTTGGGAAAAGCGTGTCGAAGAAATAGAAGAGCATCAGCTAGATCCTTATGATGGGCACGATACGGTCGGAGCAGTAACCCTAGATTTAAATGGCTCAATGGTTGCTGGTACGTCAAGTTCTGGTTTATTTATGAAGAAAAAAGGACGCGTTGGTGACTCACCGTTTTCTGGTTCGGGCTTATATGTCGATAGTGAAATTGGTGGTGCCAGTGCCACTGGCTTAGGTGAGGACTTAATGAAAGGTTGTTTATCTTATGAAATAGTCCGTCTAATGGGAGAAGGGTTATCACCACAAGATGCGTGTGATAAAGCTGTCTATGCGTTTGACCAAAAATTAAAAGAACGATACGGCAAAGCTGGGGCAATGTCATTGGTTGCTTTGAATAATCAAGGGGAGTGGGGCGTCGCAACGAATGTTGAATTTACTTTTAGTGTTGCAACTTCGACAACTGAACCAACGATTTATATCGCTTATCCAGGGCCTAATCAAACAACTGACATTAGTGAAGTCACACCCGAATGGCTAGAAGCTTATCAGAATAGAATAACAGCACCTATTGATTAATAGGTGCTGTTCATAGTTTCAGTTAAAAAAGTTCTTAATTATTTACCAATCAAAAGGAGTTGAACCATTTGTTAACTTATCATCAAAATATGTCTATTCAAAGTCAAAATGCAATGCCTAATCGCAATTACTATGTACCTTATGCGTCACTAGAGCAAGCTAAAACGAGTACCCATAAATTTGATTCGAGTCGGGTAATGTCACTCGATGGAACATGGGATTTTACATATTTTGAGAATGAAAGACAGCTACCCGCTAACTTTTTCAGTCAAGTCTCATCAGATTTTAGCGGTTCAATTGAAGTTCCAAGTGTCTGGCAAAATGCCGGCTTTGATCATCATCAATATGTTAATGTCACGTTTCCAATTCCGTATGATCCGCCGTTTGTTCCGACAGATAATCCATGTGGTTTATATCACCGCACATTTGAATTAAATTGCGATGATAGCAACCGCTACTATTTGAATTTTGAAGGGGTCGATAGCTGTCACTATGTGTGGGTCAATGGCCAATGGGTGGGCTACAATCAAATTAGTCATAGTCAAAGTGAGTTTGATATTACAGATTATTGCCAATCAGGTACCAATCACTTAACGGTTTTAGTTTTTAAATGGTCGGATGGGACGTACTTTGAAGACCAAGATAAGTTTCGTTCGTCAGGTATTTTTAGATCGGTCTATTTAGTTGAAAGGCCCCAAGCGCACTTACAACAATTTCGGGTGAACACAACCATTGATCTTGAAAAAGTAAGAGGAGACTTAATCGTAACATTTGATGATGTAGCAAATACTTTGTCAAAAAAATATTGGTTGTACGATACAAGTGGTGAACTCGTTGCACATGAGGAAGATTTCGGTGGACAGTTGGCTGTGACCATTGAAAATTGTCAGTATTGGACAGCTGAAACGCCTAATTTGTATACCTTAATTATGGAAGTCAATGGTGAGTTCTTTAAGCAAAA
This is a stretch of genomic DNA from Vagococcus zengguangii. It encodes these proteins:
- a CDS encoding glycoside hydrolase family 3 N-terminal domain-containing protein, translating into MIDELIKKMTLKEKIGQLNQRLYGWQAYEKVDGEIHLTDLFKEEVKKYDGMGCLYGVFRSDPWSGKNTETGLTKQEAFQVAQLIQTYIKENTRLGIPVLLSEEAPHGHQALDSLTTPVNYTVGNSFNPELYQQMQTHVARELREKGAHLALVSTLDVARDPRWGRTEESFSEDPYLTGEFTKAAVKGLQGDHPKQVGEEQVVAVLKHFAGQGSSIGGHNAAPIEIGERELKEIHLQPMRAGISVGAQMCMAAYNDYNGIPCHANSYLLNELLRQELGFEGAVMSDGCALDHLETITGSKAEGAAWALASGIDIGLWDDMYGHLEEAVEQGLLSESVIDQAVRRVLSVKDSLGLFTNPTPKVEVKDEESKQALAIRLAEESVVLLKNEQATLPLNKNIKHIAVIGPNADALYNQLGDYTPFKRSQAGVTIRQGIETIAQESGMTVTYFPGSLIESPLAENFGFSLTDLAEVEHIVMVIGGSSARDFDTQFDANGAALNGSKEMNSGENIDLASLELPLIQKQLIAYVAKLGKPMTAVLVQGRPHSISDVLPYFDSIVLAGYPGEYGGTAVANVLFGKITPSGKLAMPIPKSSEQLPVNYNYRDLPFKKDYFNDSGLPAFPFGFGLSYSDFRLSNLSVNCEGSVDYPLIIRGDIENVGQYRAAEVIQVYLKSLNKRVVTRVKELRGFKKIWLEPGEKQAFEIKLSQQQLAEYDAQMHYVPMKEANIIIETTSDTHQELIKLTEEV
- a CDS encoding glycoside hydrolase family 1 protein, producing MEKQFPKGFLWGAAASAPQTEGAALIDGKSPSTWDKWFELEPELFYNGVGPEHTSNTYHMYKEDVHLMKEMSLNSYRTSIAWTRLLPDGETVNPKAVEFYRNYFNEMVANGVEPIINLFHFDMPWWLMEKGGWEARESVDKFAYYAKVAFEQFGDIVKKWATFNEPLVHIECGYMGDAHYPKVHDFKRAIQVAYHTLLAHAKAVEAFKEVGIEDGEIGIILNLSPAYAKSEEEADQAAAFHADLFYIRSFLDTVVKGYFPEELIAILKEHQLTPVVEEGDRQIFEDNTVDFLGVNYYQPLRVQAPLPQEFPAKGVGYFSRYYDWPDKVINPHRGWEIYEQGIYDIAMRVKEDYHNIKWFISENGMGVSEEERFFDENGQVQDDYRIEFVTNHLTKLHQAIEDGSNCFGYHMWTFLDCWSWLNAYKNRYGYYRVDLDDAFKRTAKKSSHWMKELSETNRLVIPD
- a CDS encoding Sapep family Mn(2+)-dependent dipeptidase, which codes for MKKIDIKSIIDQTFETFLNDLEKLLVIPSVRGDAKPEAPFGQAPKEALLKVNEIAESYGFTTQLIGNCVTMIAMDDTPIEESFGIVGHLDVVAAGEGWDYPAYGLTIDNGRLFGRGVLDNKGPAFACLFAMKLVNNLGLPLKHSVKILFGSDEESGSSDIALFLKESKAPKFSFTPDCKYPAVYAERGMLRLALKTSFEPGQLAELSEIRGEQHPSFIPSNLSATINQVEVKGNGKKAPSNAPEVGNNAIFRLMEAIKQQVHEPRLLAYLDWAISSMAHQHQGEGLGIAFSDEESGTLQLSPFEFQKQDNQLLLKLSIRYPVTVTKHQILEKLQEQLFEGTELVVERVLDSHYIDPTNEYVIALNDVYNTVMNDNVSPVTTTGATYARFIPNTIAFGPSFPGQKGIAHNANEYMDIKDMKKNIEIYFYSILALAGVGGKM
- a CDS encoding N(4)-(beta-N-acetylglucosaminyl)-L-asparaginase, with protein sequence MKPWGAIATWRMAHDGVLAAKELIHQQASAELACETLIKKVEDYPFYKSVGYGGLPNELGVLEMDAAFMNGDTMAFGGVASIQDIKNPISVARLLSKEKFNSFRVGEGAREFALSQGLEEKTMLTNRAKRIWEKRVEEIEEHQLDPYDGHDTVGAVTLDLNGSMVAGTSSSGLFMKKKGRVGDSPFSGSGLYVDSEIGGASATGLGEDLMKGCLSYEIVRLMGEGLSPQDACDKAVYAFDQKLKERYGKAGAMSLVALNNQGEWGVATNVEFTFSVATSTTEPTIYIAYPGPNQTTDISEVTPEWLEAYQNRITAPID